From the Candidatus Schekmanbacteria bacterium genome, the window GCAGGCGAATCGCCTATTGAGGGAATAAGCGCAGAAAAGATAGCAGAAGGAATAAAAAGTCACGGGCACAAAAATGTGGCTTATATAAAAGACAAGAAAGAGATTATTTCATTCTTTTCCAAGGCGCTGAGTGAAGGGGATATGTTTATAACATTAGGCGCTGGAAATGTCTATGAAGTAGGAGAGGAATTTTTAAAAGGAAAATGAGATTAAACTTGGTTAGAGAAGAATTTCATAAAGATTTTGCTGAAGTTTTTGAAGGGCGAGCATTGTTCAATGCTTCTGCATCGAATTTTACCACATTCAGAACAGGAGGCCCAATTTCAGTGGTGCTTTTTCCATCAAATGAAGATGAGATAAAGAAAGCTTTGGAGCTTTGCGACAAATGGAGGTTGGAATTTATTGCTTTGGGCAGCGGTTCGAATGTTCTTTTTTCAGATAAAGGGTTTGGCGGAGTTGTCATTGTACTGTCAGAATGTTTCAACAGGTTTTCATATGAATCAGAAATTGGCAACGATGTTTATGTATCGGCACAGGCAGGCGCATTTCTACCAAAGATGGTTTCGGAATTTGCAAAGAAAAACATTGGAGGAATTGAGTGGGCATGCGGAATACCGGGCACTGTGGGTGGTGCTGTTGTCGGCAATGCAGGAAGTTTCGGCTATTCCATAATGACGAATGTCGAAAATGCAAAAGTAATAAAAAAGAGCGGCAAGATACATTTGATTGAGGCAAGTGAAATAGAATCCGGCTATAGATTTTCTTCAATTGGACAAGACGAAATAATCACTAATATAACGCTGAAATTGACAAGAATTGGAGAAGGAGAAGGTGAAAAGAAGATTGAAGAATATAGAGAAAGAAGAAAAAGGACGCAACCCTATTTGGCTCAATCAGCAGGGTGTATCTTCAAAAATACTGAAAAGATTTCAGCAGGAAGATTAATCGATGAATGCGGGCTAAAAGGGAAAAGAGTAGGTGATGCAGAAGTTTCTTCAAAACATGCAAATTTTATTATCAACAAGGGTAATGCAACTTCCACGAATATATTGGATTTAATGAAGGAGATAAGGGAAGAAGTTTATAGAAAAAAAGGAATAATGCTTGAGCCAGAAATAAAGGTGATAGGAGAAGAAATAGAGTGGAAGAACTAACAATAAAAGATAAAAAAGTGGGCGTCCTTATGGGAGGCAATTCGCCTGAAAGAGAAATTTCCTTGAAAACAGGAAAAGCAGTTTTGGATTCCCTTCTGAGACAAAAGATTGAAGCTGTTGCGATTGACCCTGCAGAAACTTTCATTGAGAAGATAAAAGAAGAAAAAATAGATGTAGCCTTTTTGGCACTTCATGGAGAAGGTGGAGAAGACGGAGTTATACAGGGTTTTTTCGAAACAGTAGGTATTCCCTATACAGGAAGTGGAGTTTTATCGAGTGCAATAGCAATGGACAAAGATATATCGAAAATCATTTTTCAGGCATCAGGGATACCTACTCCTGAGTATTTGGCTATTAGAACTGAAATGAAGAATTCAGTGGAGGAAATAGTAAAAAAAAAATTTACCTGTCCTCTTGTTGTAAAACCGGCTTCTGGTGGTTCTACAATAGGAATAACGATAGTTCGAGATATGAGAATGCTTAGAGAAACAATAGAAGAAGCTTTCAAATATGATGAAAAGATTATCGTTGAAGAATTTATAGAGGGACGAGACCTAACGGTGGGAGTGCTTTTTGGGAAAGCATTGCCTGTAATAGAAATAAAGCCAAAAAGCGGATTCTATGATTATGAGGCAAAATATAAGAAAGGAATGACAGAATATCTATGTCCTGCTCCACTTTCTAAAGAAGAGGAGGAAAAATGCGCCAAATATGCCCAGATGGCAGTTGAAGCACTTAGCTGTAAAGGTGCGCCGAGGGTTGATTTGAGAATTGACAAAGACGGACAACTCTTTGTCTTAGAAGTGAATACGATTCCGGGAATGACGGAAACAAGCCTTTTACCTATGGCTGCGGCAAAGGTGGGAATTGATTTTGATTCCCTTGTTTTAAAAATTTTGGAGGAAGCTTGTGAGAAGAGTAAAAAGAAGTAGAACTCTTCGTGACCAGCGTGTCAACAAAAGGGTAAAACACACCGGAACAGCAAAAAGGAAGAAAAACACTATAGCTCAAAAGAGCATATTTTCCCTCAACATAATGCGTTATGCCGCAGTTCTCTTTTCCCTTTTCTTGGTTACTGTCTTTCTTAAAGAATATGTTGTTAATCTTGCCTCACTCGGTAAACCCACAATTTCTATAGAAGGGAATAATGTAATAGAAAAGAATAAGATTTTAAAAACCGCTGGAATTGAAGATAAAAATTTTCTCTTTATCAGCCCCCATAAGGTAGTTGAGGATTTAATGAAAATTCCTTGGATTAAATCAGTTTATGTAAGGAAGAAACTTCCCAATTCAGTTTTTATAAGTATCCAGGAAAGAAAACCTTTTGCATGGCTTGAAAACAACGGACTAAAGCTGATTGATGAAAATGGTGTAGTGCTCACTCCTCAAGAGGATGCCTCTGCACAGGAAAGAAAGGTGATAAAAGGATTTATATCTGACCGCAACTATACTGCAGGAGAAAAGGTGAAAGAAGAATTCCTATACGAAATAATAGCAATGCTAAAGGATATTAAAAATTACGCTCCATGGTTCTACAGTAGAATATCATTGCTTGATGTTTCTGATAAAGACAACGCTATCTTTGAAATGAAAGGATTACCCTGCAGAGTTTATTTAGGCAGGGGTAATGTACATGAAAAGATGGACAATTTCAAGAAAGTACTTGAAGAAATTGATAACAATGAATTGGCTGATTTTGCTGTTTTTGACCTTAGATTCAAAGACAGAGTAGTTGCAAAACCAATAGAGAATGAAAATTCTTCGAAGAAAAGTTGACAATAATCAAATGAATGAAAAGAAAAATGACTTCTATCATAACTTTTTGGGAATGGGTAAAAAAATTAATCTTTATTATATTGGAGAGAGTTATGGGTAAAAAAAACAATCTTATAGCAGGGCTGGATATCGGCTCATCAAAGGTTTGCACCCTAATTGCGCATCTAAATGAAGAAGGAGGCTTCGAAATTATTGGTTATGGAGAAACTCCTTCAAAAGGTTTGAAAAATGGTGTCGTCGTCAACATTGAAAGCACTGTAGAGGCAATTCAAAAAGCAGTTGAAGATGCAGAAGTGATGGCTGGTGAAGAAATCGACAATGTTATTGTAGCCATTGGAGGACCGCATATCAAGGGTCAGAGCAGTCATGGTCTTGTCATAATCAATGACAAGGAGGTCAAGAAAAAGGACAAACAAAGGGTAATTGATAATGCTACGGCTGTTGCCATACCTCGCGATAAGGAGATCATTCATGTCATTCCACAGGAATATATAATTGATGATCAAGGCGGGATCAAAGATCCTGTAGGACTTGCAGGTGTGAGACTTGAAGCAAAGGTGCATATTGTAACTGGGGCAACAACTTCAATACAAAATGTAGTCAAAAGCTGCAACAAAGCCGGCTTGGAGATAGAAGAGATAGTTTTACAACAACTTGCTTCCGCAGAAGCCGTTCTTACCGAAGACGAAAAAGAATTAGGAGTCGCTTTAATTGATATAGGAGCAGGAACCACTGATATCGCAATCTTTTATAATGGAAGCATAAAATTTTCATCTATGTTTGGTCTCGGAGGTGACCATATTACGAATGATATAGCAGTGGGTTTTCATATCTCTAAAAAAGAAGCGGAGAATATGAAAATTAAGCATGGCTGCGCCTGTTCAGAATTAGTCAAGAGTGATGAAATGGTAAAAGTCGAAAGATTGGGCGGCAATGAGAATGTACCAGTTTCCAAAAAGATTCTAAGCGAAATAATTGAACCGCGCGTAATGGAAATACTCTCTATTGCAAAGCAGGAAATAAAAAAATCAGGAGTGGGTGAATTAATAGCATCAGGCATTGTGCTTACAGGAGGGACGACACTTCTTGAGGGCATAGATAAAATAGCTCGTCAGGTATTTCCTGTGCCTGTAAGATTAGCTTCACCCGGAGATGTAGGCAGTGGAATAGTAGAAAAAGTAAAAAACCCCGCTTATGCAACAGTGGTGGGGCTTTGTCTTTATGGGACAAAAATGGATAGAAATTATGCGGTTTCATCGAGCAGTTTTATGAAGAATGTTATTAATTGGATACAAGAATTTGTATAAGAAGAAAGGGGGGTAAATTAATGATTGAATATAATAACGAGATAAAGAAAGCAAAAATAAAGGTTATCGGCGTAGGTGGATGCGGCGGCAATGCTGTAAATACGATGATACATCAACAGCAAATTACAGGTGTCGAATTTATAGCAGTAAATACAGATGTGCAGGCGCTTGAGTATTCAAAAGCGGAATATAAGGTTCAAATAGGAGAAAACATAACGAAGGGTTTAGGCGCAGGCGCAAAACCTGAGATAGGCAGAAAATCAGCAATGGAGGACATTGAAAAAATCAAGGAGATATGCAGTGATACTGATATGGTTTTTATCACTGCAGGAATGGGAGGAGGCACAGGCACTGGCGCGGCGCCGGTAATTGCACAAGAAGCAAAGGAGAAAGGAGCGCTTACCGTGGGGGTTGTTACGAAACCCTTTATAATAGAGGGAAGAAAAAAGATGAGAATTGCAGAAGAAGGTATCGAAGAGTTGAAAAAATCAGTTGATAGTTTGATTGTAATACCTAATCAGCGATTGATGGCATTGGCAGGAAAGAATCTCTCTATTGTTGAGGCATATAAACTCGTAGATGATGTGCTTCATCAGGCGGTGCAGGGGATTTCAGATATAATAGTTAAGCCCGGGCATATTAACATTGATTTTGCCGATGTAAGGACAATTATGTCCATAAGGGGAAGAGCGATAATGGGCACAGGAATATCTGAAGGAGGAGATGGTAGAGTTATTGAGGCAGTGCAAAAAGCCATATCAAGCCCCCTTATCGAAGAAGGAAGTATAGAAGGAGCTAGTGGCGTCCTCGTGAATATTACAGGCAGCAGCAGTTTAACGCTCAATGAAATGGAAGAAGCAATGAAGATAATACATGATTTAGTTGATCCTGATGCTGAGATTATTACGGGACATGTTATTGATGAGAGTGCAAAAGAGCAGGTAAAAGTAACTGTTATTGGAACCGGATTTGATGTGGAAGGTAAAATTGAAAAAATTGAGATACAACAGCCTCCAGTTGAAATTCCTGAACCAGTAATGGAAAGTGAAATAATTCCTATGGACGATGAGAATAAAAATATTCCTGCTTATATAAGATTTAAGAAAAGGAACAAATTATTAAAAAAGGATGAAGAAAAGGAAGTTAAAAGCTCAAAGAAAGTCAAAAAAAATGACTGGTCAACACCGGCTTTTTTCAGGAGAGGTGCAGACTGAATACAAAACTTTTTTTAATCATTATTAATTTTAAGAATCATCTTTAGGATGAAAAATCCTTTAACTATTTACCGCCAAAGGATTCTTTCGGTTGAGAAGGGTCGATATTTACTCAATCCTGAGGGTAAAGTAAAAAGTATTGTCGTCTATCCAAATTATTATAGGGTTGGTTCATCTAATCTTGGTTTTCAAAGTGTTTATGGAATTTTAAATGAGAAGAGAAATATAATATGTGATAGGGCTTTCCTTCCAGATAACGATTTGGAAGAATGGTTTGAAAAAAAAGGCAATTATTTACATTCTTTGGATACTTTTAAACCGATAAGGGATTTTCAGCTCATTTTTTTTTCCATATCCTTTGAGAATGACTATCTTAATGTTTTGAAGATTATAAAATATTCCGGTCTCGATTTACTATCTAATCAGAGAGATGAGAATACTCCTCTTATAATTGCAGGGGGAATTGCTGTATCAGCCAATCCTGAGCCTATCGCTGATTTCATCGATGTCTTTCTTTTGGGAGACGCAGAAGTTTTGCTAAATTCTTTTTGTGAGGAAATAATAGATGCAGCAGGAGGAGAAGGGAAAGAGTTTTTTTTAAAAATTTTTAAAAAATTAAAAGGCGCATATATTCCCAATGATTCAATAAATATGGAATCTGAAAGAAAGGTTGAGGTGAAGAGACTCCAAAATATGGAAGAATCCTCTTCTTATTCAAGAATTATTTCGCCTCTAACTGAATTTTCTTCAATGCATCTGGTTGAAATGTCAAGAGGATGTGCTTCATCGTGCAGGTTTTGTCTTTTGGGGAATTATTATGGGAAACCCAGAATGAAAAGCATTGACAAGCTCTTTGAGCATATTGATTCTCGCCTTCTTTACACTCATAAAATAGGATTGATTAGCTGTTTCATTGGCAGAGGAGACTATATAAACAATCTTTCAAAAGGAATAAAAGAAAGGAAACTTTCTGCTTCTTTTTCATCCATCAGATTTGAAGACCTGAATGATGAATTTGTTAAACTCATTGCAGAAAGTGGCCAGAAGACTGTAACTCTTGCACC encodes:
- the murB gene encoding UDP-N-acetylmuramate dehydrogenase, which encodes MRLNLVREEFHKDFAEVFEGRALFNASASNFTTFRTGGPISVVLFPSNEDEIKKALELCDKWRLEFIALGSGSNVLFSDKGFGGVVIVLSECFNRFSYESEIGNDVYVSAQAGAFLPKMVSEFAKKNIGGIEWACGIPGTVGGAVVGNAGSFGYSIMTNVENAKVIKKSGKIHLIEASEIESGYRFSSIGQDEIITNITLKLTRIGEGEGEKKIEEYRERRKRTQPYLAQSAGCIFKNTEKISAGRLIDECGLKGKRVGDAEVSSKHANFIINKGNATSTNILDLMKEIREEVYRKKGIMLEPEIKVIGEEIEWKN
- the ftsA gene encoding cell division protein FtsA, whose translation is MKRKMTSIITFWEWVKKLIFIILERVMGKKNNLIAGLDIGSSKVCTLIAHLNEEGGFEIIGYGETPSKGLKNGVVVNIESTVEAIQKAVEDAEVMAGEEIDNVIVAIGGPHIKGQSSHGLVIINDKEVKKKDKQRVIDNATAVAIPRDKEIIHVIPQEYIIDDQGGIKDPVGLAGVRLEAKVHIVTGATTSIQNVVKSCNKAGLEIEEIVLQQLASAEAVLTEDEKELGVALIDIGAGTTDIAIFYNGSIKFSSMFGLGGDHITNDIAVGFHISKKEAENMKIKHGCACSELVKSDEMVKVERLGGNENVPVSKKILSEIIEPRVMEILSIAKQEIKKSGVGELIASGIVLTGGTTLLEGIDKIARQVFPVPVRLASPGDVGSGIVEKVKNPAYATVVGLCLYGTKMDRNYAVSSSSFMKNVINWIQEFV
- a CDS encoding D-alanine--D-alanine ligase, giving the protein MKDKKVGVLMGGNSPEREISLKTGKAVLDSLLRQKIEAVAIDPAETFIEKIKEEKIDVAFLALHGEGGEDGVIQGFFETVGIPYTGSGVLSSAIAMDKDISKIIFQASGIPTPEYLAIRTEMKNSVEEIVKKKFTCPLVVKPASGGSTIGITIVRDMRMLRETIEEAFKYDEKIIVEEFIEGRDLTVGVLFGKALPVIEIKPKSGFYDYEAKYKKGMTEYLCPAPLSKEEEEKCAKYAQMAVEALSCKGAPRVDLRIDKDGQLFVLEVNTIPGMTETSLLPMAAAKVGIDFDSLVLKILEEACEKSKKK
- a CDS encoding radical SAM protein, translated to MKNPLTIYRQRILSVEKGRYLLNPEGKVKSIVVYPNYYRVGSSNLGFQSVYGILNEKRNIICDRAFLPDNDLEEWFEKKGNYLHSLDTFKPIRDFQLIFFSISFENDYLNVLKIIKYSGLDLLSNQRDENTPLIIAGGIAVSANPEPIADFIDVFLLGDAEVLLNSFCEEIIDAAGGEGKEFFLKIFKKLKGAYIPNDSINMESERKVEVKRLQNMEESSSYSRIISPLTEFSSMHLVEMSRGCASSCRFCLLGNYYGKPRMKSIDKLFEHIDSRLLYTHKIGLISCFIGRGDYINNLSKGIKERKLSASFSSIRFEDLNDEFVKLIAESGQKTVTLAPECGDESLRNKAGKQIEDDVIIKGIISLAKAGIRSIKLYFMIGFPGETTDDLKAIYKLVKKINNEGERNNLNFQIFISASSFVPKAFTPLQWSAMEDERRLKEKISLLRNLFAKINNVRFNCDLPKFAKIQALLSRGDRKVGRILQNAFSYKGDWRRAMRESDVNADYYVYRTRKKDEIFPWDFIDTGTKKSDLYAVYEKYFKN
- a CDS encoding FtsQ-type POTRA domain-containing protein produces the protein MRRVKRSRTLRDQRVNKRVKHTGTAKRKKNTIAQKSIFSLNIMRYAAVLFSLFLVTVFLKEYVVNLASLGKPTISIEGNNVIEKNKILKTAGIEDKNFLFISPHKVVEDLMKIPWIKSVYVRKKLPNSVFISIQERKPFAWLENNGLKLIDENGVVLTPQEDASAQERKVIKGFISDRNYTAGEKVKEEFLYEIIAMLKDIKNYAPWFYSRISLLDVSDKDNAIFEMKGLPCRVYLGRGNVHEKMDNFKKVLEEIDNNELADFAVFDLRFKDRVVAKPIENENSSKKS
- the ftsZ gene encoding cell division protein FtsZ, which gives rise to MIEYNNEIKKAKIKVIGVGGCGGNAVNTMIHQQQITGVEFIAVNTDVQALEYSKAEYKVQIGENITKGLGAGAKPEIGRKSAMEDIEKIKEICSDTDMVFITAGMGGGTGTGAAPVIAQEAKEKGALTVGVVTKPFIIEGRKKMRIAEEGIEELKKSVDSLIVIPNQRLMALAGKNLSIVEAYKLVDDVLHQAVQGISDIIVKPGHINIDFADVRTIMSIRGRAIMGTGISEGGDGRVIEAVQKAISSPLIEEGSIEGASGVLVNITGSSSLTLNEMEEAMKIIHDLVDPDAEIITGHVIDESAKEQVKVTVIGTGFDVEGKIEKIEIQQPPVEIPEPVMESEIIPMDDENKNIPAYIRFKKRNKLLKKDEEKEVKSSKKVKKNDWSTPAFFRRGAD